The proteins below come from a single Triticum aestivum cultivar Chinese Spring chromosome 5D, IWGSC CS RefSeq v2.1, whole genome shotgun sequence genomic window:
- the LOC123119405 gene encoding patatin-like protein 3 yields MASPPPQVDVDLGKLSYEIFSFLESKFLYGGGGAGGGGVCSLPGTPGRGPLGGGGARVRVLAIDGCGPGPGDALLAAAALARLEAALRAKAGDPDARVADFFDAAAGAGAGGVLAAMLFVRGADGRPKYTAADALAFVAASLGKGGWGGGGGGWRGRWAALFRRGERSSDKSSLSASSSSSSLRRVFGDATLRDTVAPLLVPCYDLATGAPFLFSRADAVESDSFDFRLRDVCAATCAGGSVAAAVRSVDGRTAIAAASGGVAAMGNPAAAAITHVLHNKQEFPLAAGVDDLLVVSIGSGSSSGGTASGSATPSAGWRTPIPPRSPSPAEMVRLTAEGVADMVDQAVAMAFGHTCGRNYVRIQAAAPAHSIKALRSLEARKVVAIADGMLTQRNVEAELFRGRRLSEKSNREKLDAFATELVKEHDRRRDSPPGLLPNVAIKQVSPTPPRLSSATTSSAATTGRTASTMPSPASTQDSRH; encoded by the exons atggcctcgccgccgccgcaggtGGACGTGGACCTCGGCAAGCTGAGCTACGAGATCTTCTCGTTCCTCGAGAGCAAGTTCTTGTACGGTGGCGGTGGCGCTGGCGGGGGCGGGGTGTGCTCGCTGCCGGGCACGCCGGGGAGGGGGCCGCTTGGTGGTGGGGGCGCGAGGGTGCGGGTGCTGGCCATTGACGGCTGCGGCCCGGGCCCCGGGGACGCGCTGCTGGCAGCCGCCGCGCTGGCCCGGCTCGAGGCCGCGCTGCGGGCCAAGGCCGGCGACCCCGACGCCCGGGTCGCCGACTTCTTCGACGCCGCCGCGGGGGCCGGCGCGGGCGGTGTGCTCGCGGCGATGCTGTTTGTGAGGGGTGCTGACGGGCGGCCGAAGTATACGGCCGCCGACGCGCTGGCGTTCGTGGCGGCGAGCCTCGGGAAGGGCGGgtggggcggaggtggaggtggatggcGCGGGAGGTGGGCCGCGCTGTTCCGGCGCGGGGAGAGGTCGTCGGACAAGTCGTCGTTGTCGGCGTCATCGTCCTCGTCGTCGCTCCGGCGGGTGTTCGGCGACGCGACGCTGAGGGACACGGTGGCGCCGCTGCTGGTGCCGTGCTACGACCTGGCCACGGGCGCGCCGTTCCTATTCTCCCGCGCCGACGCCGTCGAGAGCGACAGCTTCGACTTCCGCCTCCGCGACGTCTGCGCTGCCACCTGCGCCGGCGGCTCGGTCGCCGCCGCAGTCCGCTCCGTGGACGGCCGCACGGCCATCGCCGCGGCGTCCGGTGGCGTGGCAGCCATGGGCAACCCCGCCGCTGCCGCCATCACGCATGTCCTGCACAACAAGCAGGAGTTCCCCCTCGCCGCCGGCGTCGACGACCTCCTGgtcgtctccatcggctccgggTCCTCCTCCGGCGGCACCGCCTCGGGCTCTGCCACCCCGTCCGCCGGCTGGCGCACACCAATTCCCCCGCGCTCCCCGTCCCCCGCCGAGATGGTCCGCCTCACCGCCGAGGGCGTCGCCGACATGGTCGACCAGGCCGTGGCCATGGCATTCGGCCACACCTGCGGCCGCAACTACGTGCGCATCCAG GCTGCGGCGCCGGCGCACTCGATCAAGGCGCTCCGGTCGCTGGAGGCTCGGAAGGTGGTGGCGATCGCGGACGGGATGCTGACGCAGCGGAACGTGGAGGCGGAGCTCTTCCGCGGCCGCCGGCTGTCCGAGAAGTCCAACCGGGAGAAGCTGGACGCGTTCGCGACGGAGCTGGTGAAGGAGCACGACCGCCGGCGAGACTCGCCGCCGGGGCTCCTCCCCAACGTGGCCATCAAGCAGGTGTCGCCGACGCCGCCGCGGCTGTCCTCGGCCACCACGTCCTCCGCCGCGACCACCGGCAGGACCGCGTCCACCATGCCGTCGCCGGCGTCCACGCAGGACTCACGGCACTGA